One Lytechinus variegatus isolate NC3 chromosome 11, Lvar_3.0, whole genome shotgun sequence DNA segment encodes these proteins:
- the LOC121424298 gene encoding protein PET100 homolog, mitochondrial-like — protein sequence MGTWKLEVIKMSIYVMFPVTMFYYFNQTDLFEKYVSDKVRAMYPPESKMHRQELEDLRQRMRVRYEEKLKRLENEERELIASAKKAER from the exons ATGGGTACATGGAAGCTGGAAGTGATTAAG atGTCCATCTACGTAATGTTCCCTGTGACCATGTTTTATTACTTCAACCAGACAGATCTCTTTGAAAAATATGTCTCAGATAAAGTA AGAGCGATGTACCCTCCTGAGAGCAAGATGCAT AGGCAAGAATTGGAGGACCTTCGCCAGAGAATGCGGGTGAGATACGAAGAAAAGCTGAAACGATTAGAGAATGAAGAAAGGGAGCTAATTGCAAGTGCCAAGAAGGCTGAAAGATAG